One genomic region from Sphingomonas paeninsulae encodes:
- the moaB gene encoding molybdenum cofactor biosynthesis protein B, which yields MIDESAAFQPVRIAVLTVSDTRTAADDRSGNKLISLLTEAGHILAERAIVRDDVDAIVARLHAWIDQEEVDCIISTGGTGVTGRDVTPDALARLGGKDIPGFGELFRWLSFAKIGTSTIQSRACAVVVRGTYVFALPGSTGAVEDGWTGILSTQLDSRHRPCNFVELMPRLREK from the coding sequence TTGATTGACGAGAGTGCGGCGTTTCAGCCGGTCAGGATTGCTGTCCTGACGGTTTCGGACACGCGGACTGCAGCCGATGACCGATCGGGTAACAAGCTGATCTCGCTATTGACGGAAGCGGGCCATATCCTCGCCGAGCGGGCCATCGTGCGCGACGATGTCGATGCGATCGTGGCGCGACTTCACGCGTGGATCGATCAGGAAGAGGTCGATTGTATTATTTCGACCGGTGGCACCGGCGTAACCGGGCGCGACGTAACCCCCGACGCGCTGGCTCGTTTGGGCGGCAAGGATATTCCGGGGTTCGGCGAACTGTTTCGCTGGCTTTCTTTTGCCAAGATCGGCACTTCTACCATCCAGTCACGCGCTTGCGCCGTGGTCGTTCGCGGTACCTATGTTTTTGCGCTTCCCGGTTCGACCGGCGCAGTCGAGGATGGCTGGACCGGCATTCTCAGCACGCAGCTCGATAGCCGTCACCGGCCCTGCAACTTCGTTGAACTGATGCCGAGGCTGCGCGAGAAATAG
- a CDS encoding lytic transglycosylase domain-containing protein, which produces MKLGLAIATALLATSAAVGTAQASTASTANVTLPVQLGPNARAQYQEIFAAIDAQAWTDASAKLDAMPSGPLHPIARSLIYLGKGSPKIDGPALAALATQAPDLPQSVALVRLAAARGADAVPMLPEVRQLYWLGTAPRRTRVSATVGDPQSAWLAAQILPLIKDDRPIDAEALLVSNEDKLSPAAATEWRQRVAWSYYLTGDDKNARALAARASSGTGDWAAQGQWVAGLAAWRQKDWKGASEAFTAQTRMTSDPEMVAAGHYWAARAAMAAKQPDQIQPHLRAAARLDETFYGLLAQAAMGLAPARDDDGSATIRAVADHPNVRTALALAEIGQLDRADELIRWQARIGLPIEHATLTLIAGKLNLPSTQLWLAHNGPTGARTTAEGRYPAPSTWIPQGGWRVDKSLVFAHALQESNFRVNATSAAGARGLMQVMPATAQIMARNKGEAFTGSLASPSVNMEYGQSYIEKLRDMSQTGGLLPKVIAAYNCGPAPLDRWNARGEALNRDPLLYIESISYWETRGYVTTVMRNYWMYQQQAGKKTASRDALVQGQWPKFPGAVQVASTERVGN; this is translated from the coding sequence GTGAAGCTTGGTTTGGCAATTGCGACTGCCCTCTTGGCGACAAGCGCTGCCGTCGGCACGGCACAGGCGTCAACCGCTTCGACAGCAAACGTCACTCTCCCCGTCCAGCTTGGTCCGAATGCTCGTGCGCAATATCAGGAAATCTTTGCCGCGATCGATGCGCAGGCATGGACCGACGCTTCCGCAAAACTGGATGCGATGCCGTCGGGCCCGCTTCACCCCATCGCACGCTCGCTCATTTACCTCGGCAAAGGGTCACCCAAAATCGACGGCCCTGCGCTTGCCGCTCTCGCAACACAGGCACCCGATCTGCCGCAGTCGGTTGCGCTGGTTCGCCTTGCCGCCGCTCGCGGGGCAGATGCCGTTCCAATGCTTCCCGAAGTGCGCCAGCTTTACTGGCTGGGCACCGCTCCCCGCCGCACACGCGTTAGCGCCACGGTGGGCGACCCACAGTCCGCATGGCTTGCCGCGCAAATTCTTCCGTTAATCAAGGATGATCGGCCGATCGACGCCGAAGCCCTTCTGGTGTCCAATGAAGACAAGCTGTCTCCTGCGGCAGCCACGGAATGGCGTCAGCGGGTGGCATGGTCCTATTATCTGACAGGCGACGATAAGAACGCTCGCGCTCTCGCTGCGCGGGCAAGCAGCGGCACAGGCGACTGGGCAGCACAGGGTCAGTGGGTCGCAGGGCTTGCCGCATGGCGACAGAAAGACTGGAAGGGTGCCTCGGAAGCATTCACGGCACAAACGCGCATGACGTCCGATCCCGAAATGGTTGCTGCCGGGCATTATTGGGCCGCACGGGCCGCGATGGCTGCTAAACAGCCCGACCAGATACAGCCGCATCTCCGCGCTGCGGCTCGGCTAGACGAAACATTTTACGGCTTGCTCGCGCAGGCTGCGATGGGACTGGCCCCGGCGCGTGACGACGATGGCAGCGCAACGATCCGTGCAGTTGCCGATCATCCGAATGTTCGCACGGCGCTCGCACTGGCTGAAATCGGCCAGTTGGACCGCGCCGACGAACTGATCCGCTGGCAGGCGCGCATTGGCTTGCCGATCGAACACGCTACGCTCACGCTTATCGCGGGTAAGCTGAACCTGCCCTCCACACAGTTGTGGTTGGCGCATAACGGGCCGACCGGCGCACGAACCACTGCCGAAGGACGCTACCCTGCCCCCTCGACCTGGATTCCGCAGGGTGGCTGGCGCGTCGATAAATCGCTGGTGTTCGCCCATGCGCTTCAGGAATCGAATTTCCGTGTGAACGCCACCAGCGCCGCCGGAGCGCGTGGCCTGATGCAGGTGATGCCTGCAACGGCCCAGATCATGGCGCGGAACAAGGGCGAGGCTTTCACCGGTTCGCTGGCTTCGCCGTCGGTAAACATGGAATATGGTCAAAGCTATATCGAGAAACTGCGTGATATGAGCCAGACCGGCGGTCTGCTGCCAAAAGTGATCGCGGCATATAATTGCGGTCCGGCACCGCTTGATCGCTGGAATGCACGCGGCGAAGCGCTCAATCGCGATCCGTTGCTCTACATCGAATCAATCTCCTATTGGGAAACGCGCGGTTATGTGACGACCGTGATGCGCAACTACTGGATGTATCAGCAGCAGGCGGGCAAAAAGACCGCAAGCCGTGACGCTCTGGTTCAGGGCCAGTGGCCGAAATTCCCGGGTGCTGTTCAGGTCGCGAGTACCGAGCGAGTCGGCAATTGA
- a CDS encoding uracil-DNA glycosylase family protein, producing the protein MGFATEITIGDHVSNTMRWWRDAGVDVMIDEEPRSWLAPTGAAPARKATVSAPPVQTPQTLDALVEWLMTGNDWPEVGPAQRRVRPVGNIDGGLMVLTGVPEKADVDSGQLFAGELAPLFDKMLGALGRDRSSIYLASVSAGRPPSGTLSAGAHKSLSEAARDHVRFVAPKQLWLIGSAASCAILGMTDVEAHGSLHSINLNGVMVDVVATAHPRILTTKDQKQRAWLNMQRLIEKDDT; encoded by the coding sequence ATGGGGTTCGCAACAGAAATCACGATAGGCGACCACGTATCGAACACGATGCGATGGTGGCGAGATGCCGGTGTCGATGTCATGATCGACGAGGAACCGCGCAGTTGGCTGGCTCCAACCGGAGCAGCACCTGCTCGTAAAGCCACTGTCTCGGCCCCTCCAGTTCAGACGCCACAAACCCTCGATGCTTTGGTCGAATGGTTGATGACGGGCAACGATTGGCCCGAAGTCGGCCCCGCGCAAAGGCGCGTTCGTCCTGTGGGAAATATCGACGGCGGACTGATGGTGCTTACCGGTGTCCCTGAAAAGGCGGACGTCGATTCGGGGCAACTTTTCGCAGGCGAACTGGCACCATTGTTTGACAAAATGCTCGGCGCACTCGGTCGGGATCGTAGCTCGATCTATCTGGCGAGCGTTTCTGCGGGTCGTCCACCCAGTGGAACATTGAGTGCCGGCGCGCATAAATCATTATCCGAAGCAGCGCGCGATCATGTTCGGTTCGTGGCGCCGAAACAGCTTTGGCTAATCGGTTCAGCGGCGAGTTGTGCGATCCTCGGGATGACAGACGTAGAGGCGCATGGAAGTTTGCATTCTATTAACCTTAATGGTGTCATGGTCGATGTTGTTGCGACTGCCCACCCGCGGATCCTGACGACCAAAGATCAGAAGCAGCGGGCCTGGTTGAATATGCAAAGACTGATTGAAAAGGACGATACGTGA
- a CDS encoding electron transfer flavoprotein-ubiquinone oxidoreductase has translation MSEPETIVRESMPYDVVIVGGGPAGLAAAIRLKQLDSDLAVCVLEKGSEVGAHILSGAVVDPRALDELLPDWRTMGCSLVDTPVTDNWHWVLTAKKKFALPHAMMPPFMNNKGTYTGSLGNLCRWLAEQAEGLGVEIFPGFPAAEILYNDDGSIKGVATGEMGVARDGSHKSDYQPGLELHAKYTFFAEGARGHLTRQLKTRFDLEANCEPQVYGIGLKELWDIDPALHVPGRVLHTQGWPLGDAWGGGFLYHQANHQVALGFVVALDYSNPHMSPFEEFQRWKHHPEIAAILKGGRRVSYGARAINEGGWQSVPRLAFPGGALIGCSAGFVNVPRIKGSHTAMKSAMLAAESAIAAIKAGRANDELTDYEPALRDSWIATELKMVKNVEPSVAKFGGTLGTLIGGVDMWMRTLKIGLPITMKHHRDCDSLWRKDLVKPIKYPKPDGVLSFDKLSSVFISNTNHEEDQPIHLTLKDPEVPITVNLALYDSPEQRYCPAGVYEIVGQDVGDPRLQINAQNCVHCKTCDIKDPTQNIVWVTPEGGGGPNYPNM, from the coding sequence ATGAGCGAGCCAGAAACTATTGTCCGGGAATCGATGCCCTATGATGTTGTTATCGTTGGCGGCGGCCCCGCTGGCCTTGCTGCGGCGATTCGCCTGAAACAACTCGATAGCGATCTTGCGGTCTGCGTTCTGGAAAAAGGGTCCGAAGTCGGCGCACACATATTGTCAGGTGCGGTCGTCGATCCCCGTGCGCTGGACGAGCTGCTGCCGGACTGGCGGACAATGGGTTGCTCGCTGGTTGATACGCCAGTGACCGATAACTGGCACTGGGTTCTCACCGCAAAAAAGAAATTCGCGCTGCCGCATGCGATGATGCCGCCGTTTATGAACAACAAGGGCACTTACACCGGCAGTCTCGGCAATCTGTGTCGCTGGCTTGCCGAACAAGCCGAGGGTCTGGGTGTAGAAATATTCCCTGGATTTCCCGCAGCCGAAATCTTGTACAACGACGACGGTTCGATCAAGGGCGTCGCGACCGGAGAGATGGGCGTTGCCCGCGATGGATCGCACAAATCGGATTATCAGCCCGGTCTCGAACTCCATGCCAAATACACTTTCTTTGCAGAGGGCGCGCGCGGACATTTGACCCGCCAGCTCAAGACACGGTTCGATCTTGAAGCGAACTGTGAACCACAAGTCTATGGTATTGGCCTGAAAGAGCTTTGGGATATCGACCCTGCGCTGCACGTCCCCGGCCGCGTTTTGCACACGCAAGGCTGGCCGCTTGGCGATGCGTGGGGCGGTGGATTTCTCTATCATCAGGCCAATCATCAGGTCGCCCTGGGCTTCGTCGTGGCGCTTGATTATTCAAACCCGCATATGTCGCCATTCGAAGAGTTTCAGCGCTGGAAACATCATCCCGAAATCGCGGCGATCCTGAAAGGTGGGCGGCGAGTTTCCTACGGCGCACGCGCGATCAACGAGGGTGGCTGGCAGTCGGTGCCAAGGCTCGCTTTCCCTGGTGGAGCACTGATCGGTTGCAGCGCAGGCTTCGTGAACGTTCCCCGGATCAAGGGCAGCCATACCGCGATGAAATCCGCGATGCTGGCGGCCGAAAGCGCGATTGCTGCGATCAAGGCCGGTCGCGCGAATGATGAACTGACCGACTATGAACCGGCCCTTCGCGATAGCTGGATCGCCACCGAGTTGAAGATGGTGAAGAACGTCGAGCCATCGGTCGCCAAGTTCGGTGGGACGCTCGGTACGCTGATCGGTGGCGTTGATATGTGGATGCGCACGCTGAAGATCGGCCTTCCCATCACGATGAAGCATCACCGCGATTGCGACAGCCTGTGGCGCAAGGATCTGGTCAAGCCGATCAAATATCCCAAGCCTGATGGCGTGCTGAGTTTCGACAAGCTTTCCTCGGTGTTCATCTCGAATACGAACCACGAGGAGGATCAGCCGATCCACCTGACGCTGAAAGATCCCGAGGTTCCGATTACCGTAAATCTGGCGCTGTATGACAGTCCAGAGCAGCGTTATTGCCCAGCCGGTGTCTATGAAATCGTCGGGCAGGACGTTGGCGATCCGCGCCTCCAGATCAACGCGCAGAATTGCGTCCACTGCAAGACGTGCGACATTAAAGATCCCACACAGAACATCGTTTGGGTAACGCCGGAGGGCGGCGGTGGCCCGAACTACCCGAATATGTAG
- a CDS encoding tetratricopeptide repeat protein yields MARTTRICSLALLLAGLGPLQAEAKRGPQSALELYARARIGDGTDAVRSYSAALTAAPNEPTVALYAYRQAVAGGDYALALRAAQTLERTGFLTPDARLLLYVAALRDHDWKAASARLADIAREANFAFMVPVLADWLTLGSEREPASVPVKKTLTSGDAYTQENRALLMLARGDEAEGSIFVKTLWPLDPYRSQSLRLTAAATLADRGQRDAATALLIADDYATVAAKSQIAKRRSLHIGIDSPAGGAAFLFSRMAGDLITQGSGRAAVTLARFAQFADPENPRVALIAAGALAIGSDDDKATALGLASQVRKDPVYGNDAASLRIDLLEQLGNVDQAVAEARARAKGSINDLARVGDIEARRGKFTEAANIFRQVLAARPGDQASGILLFAIGNALDQAGDWKAARPYLERALTLTPGDPALLNELGYGLIEHGEDMERAVKFLDAAAQIKPESAAIMDSVGWANYRLGNYDLAIASLEKAVAVNNGDPEIDEHLGDAYWRDGRHIAARYSWAAARIQADGPMATRLDTKIERGLP; encoded by the coding sequence GTGGCCCGAACTACCCGAATATGTAGCCTCGCCCTGTTGCTGGCCGGTCTAGGTCCGCTGCAGGCTGAGGCGAAACGTGGCCCCCAATCTGCGCTCGAGCTTTATGCCCGAGCGCGGATTGGTGACGGAACGGATGCCGTCCGATCCTATAGCGCCGCGCTGACTGCTGCGCCCAATGAGCCGACTGTTGCGCTTTACGCTTATCGACAGGCGGTCGCCGGTGGCGATTATGCCCTTGCTCTCCGCGCGGCTCAGACCCTGGAGCGCACCGGCTTTCTGACACCCGATGCCCGTTTGCTGCTATACGTTGCGGCGTTGCGCGATCACGACTGGAAAGCCGCCAGCGCGCGTCTGGCCGATATTGCACGAGAGGCGAACTTTGCGTTCATGGTTCCGGTCCTCGCCGACTGGCTGACATTGGGGAGCGAGCGCGAACCCGCATCGGTTCCGGTCAAAAAGACGCTGACGAGCGGCGATGCCTATACTCAGGAAAACCGGGCACTGCTGATGCTTGCGCGCGGTGACGAGGCTGAGGGTAGTATTTTTGTAAAGACGCTCTGGCCGCTCGATCCCTATCGCTCGCAATCCCTGCGGCTGACGGCGGCTGCGACACTGGCAGACCGGGGGCAGCGTGACGCCGCAACCGCGCTACTCATCGCCGACGATTACGCGACGGTGGCTGCAAAGTCTCAAATTGCAAAGCGCCGGTCATTGCACATCGGCATCGACAGCCCGGCCGGTGGTGCCGCGTTCCTTTTCTCGCGGATGGCCGGTGACCTGATCACACAAGGGTCGGGCAGGGCTGCTGTCACGCTTGCCCGTTTCGCCCAATTTGCCGACCCTGAAAACCCGCGCGTTGCGCTGATCGCGGCGGGCGCGCTGGCTATCGGCTCGGATGATGACAAGGCGACTGCGCTTGGGCTGGCGAGTCAGGTGCGCAAAGACCCGGTTTATGGCAACGACGCGGCATCGTTGCGGATCGACCTGCTCGAGCAACTGGGCAACGTCGATCAGGCGGTTGCGGAGGCGCGGGCACGCGCGAAGGGCTCGATCAATGACCTCGCGCGGGTTGGTGATATCGAGGCGCGGCGCGGAAAATTTACTGAAGCGGCGAACATATTTCGTCAGGTGCTTGCTGCCCGGCCTGGCGATCAGGCTAGCGGTATCCTTCTGTTCGCGATCGGTAACGCGCTCGATCAGGCAGGGGACTGGAAGGCCGCGCGCCCTTATCTGGAACGTGCACTGACGTTGACGCCCGGCGACCCCGCGCTGTTGAACGAACTCGGATATGGTCTGATCGAACACGGCGAAGACATGGAGCGCGCGGTCAAGTTTCTTGACGCTGCGGCCCAGATCAAGCCTGAAAGCGCGGCGATCATGGATTCGGTGGGCTGGGCCAACTATCGTCTCGGCAATTACGATCTTGCGATCGCCAGCCTGGAAAAAGCCGTTGCGGTCAATAATGGCGACCCTGAAATCGACGAACATTTGGGGGATGCCTATTGGCGCGACGGTCGCCATATTGCCGCACGCTATTCCTGGGCAGCGGCGCGGATACAGGCCGACGGACCAATGGCCACGCGGCTCGACACCAAGATCGAGCGGGGGCTGCCATGA
- a CDS encoding 4-(cytidine 5'-diphospho)-2-C-methyl-D-erythritol kinase: MIVRETAFAKVNLALHVRGRRADGYHDLETVFAFCEDGDLLEVEDADRLSLTIEGPFSKGLEIEGNLVMKAAQALGSERGAAIRLTKNLPIASGIGGGSADAAAALRSLSKLWQVPLPSLDVQRNLGADVPACVVSQTMRGEGVGERLFAVPSVTGIPILLVNPRIPLSTGAVFGRWDGTDRGALTDWQTGRNDLEAAARAIVPEIAATIDWLVDRPGVTLARMSGSGATCFALFENTVARDAAQAAVAPQYWTMASNLR, from the coding sequence ATGATCGTGCGCGAAACAGCTTTTGCAAAGGTCAATCTGGCCTTGCATGTCAGGGGTCGGCGAGCCGACGGTTACCACGACCTAGAAACTGTCTTTGCCTTTTGTGAAGATGGCGATTTGCTGGAAGTTGAGGATGCTGACAGGCTTTCACTCACAATCGAAGGTCCATTCTCTAAAGGACTGGAAATCGAGGGTAACCTTGTCATGAAAGCCGCGCAGGCGCTTGGTTCCGAGCGTGGCGCTGCAATCCGACTGACTAAAAACCTGCCTATCGCCAGCGGCATCGGCGGCGGGTCTGCGGATGCGGCAGCGGCCCTACGGAGCCTGTCCAAACTGTGGCAGGTGCCGCTTCCCTCGCTCGATGTTCAGCGCAATCTCGGCGCGGATGTGCCCGCCTGTGTCGTGTCGCAGACGATGCGGGGTGAGGGGGTTGGCGAACGTCTGTTCGCCGTGCCGTCGGTAACCGGCATTCCCATCCTGCTGGTTAATCCCCGGATTCCGTTATCAACTGGCGCGGTGTTCGGCCGCTGGGACGGTACCGATCGCGGTGCCCTTACCGATTGGCAAACGGGCCGCAACGACCTCGAAGCTGCTGCCAGGGCAATCGTGCCAGAGATCGCCGCTACGATAGATTGGCTTGTCGATCGCCCGGGAGTCACCCTGGCGAGGATGTCAGGTTCGGGCGCGACCTGTTTTGCGCTTTTCGAAAATACCGTTGCACGCGACGCGGCGCAGGCAGCCGTAGCTCCACAATATTGGACGATGGCCAGTAATCTGCGGTGA